A part of Miscanthus floridulus cultivar M001 chromosome 6, ASM1932011v1, whole genome shotgun sequence genomic DNA contains:
- the LOC136459758 gene encoding uncharacterized protein, with translation MGAPPRTTTTPSPSSSNPPPLASPPRHSPPVPMAAVTTATAAASSSSFLHRRSPAHCRRATLRAAAWHCRHSSSRLACRAAEVSGAEPTSAAPAAEGPGGGGGASWVPVVPLAALPRGERRVIVQDGEEILLLWYKDQVFAIENRSPAEGAYTEGLLNAKLTQDGCIVCPSTDSTFDLRTGEIKEWYPKNPVLRALTPALRKLFTYRVKTDEENIYISISGSDSVGSAEIIFSGKAQPGVTASDVNVEEVRMIVDEDVGGFGFTSDNELINGKAAIIGFLLLIDFELLTGKGLLKGTGFLDFIYAVSGAFN, from the exons ATGGGCGCTCCACcacgcaccaccaccaccccgtCCCCCTCCTCCTCAAACCCACCCCCTCTCGCTTCGCCTCCCCGCCACTCCCCTCCCGTCCCTATGGCGGCCGTTAccacagccaccgccgccgcgtcctcctcctccttcctccaccgCCGAAGCCCCGCCCACTGCCGGCGCGCCACGCTCCGCGCCGCGGCGTGGCACTGCCGCCACTCCAGCTCCAGGCTCGCCTGCCGCGCCGCCGAGGTGTCCGGGGCCGAGCCGACCTCGGCCGCGCCGGCGGCGGAGGGCCCGGGAGGAGGCGGGGGCGCGTCGTGGGTGCCGGTGGTGCCGCTCGCCGCGCTGCCGCGCGGGGAGCGCCGCGTGATCGTGCAGGACGGGGAGGAGATCCTGCTGCTCTGGTACAAGGACCAGGTCTTCGCCATCGAGAACCGGTCGCCAGCGGAGGGCGCCTACACTGAGGGTCTTCTCAACGCCAAGCTCACGCAG GATGGGTGCATTGTTTGCCCATCAACAGACAGTACATTTGACCTTCGCACTGGGGAAATAAAAGAATGGTATCCCAAAAACCCTGTCCTAAGGGCTCTTACGCCGGCTTTGAGGAAACTATTCACTTACCGTGTGAAAACAGATGAAGAAAACATATACATCAGCATCAGTGGGTCTGATAGTGTAGGATCAGCGGAGATTATATTTAGTGGGAAAGCTCAACCTGGCGTTACTGCATCGGATGTCAATGTGGAAGAG GTGAGAATGATAGTCGACGAGGATGTCGGAGGTTTCGGTTTCACCAGCGACAATGAGCTGATCAATGGAAAAGCCGCTATAATTGGCTTTCTCTTGTTGATAGATTTCGAGCTTTTAACTGGCAAGGGCCTTCTCAAGGGGACTGGTTTCTTGGACTTCATCTATGCAGTTTCGGGAGCTTTTAACTGA
- the LOC136459759 gene encoding NAC domain-containing protein 83-like: protein MEGRPGAWRLHQQQQRGPGVPVAGLPIGFRFRPTDEELLLHYLRRKALACPLPAGVIPDADLARLHPWDLLPAAAPGAAADADGERFFFHRPATRCWRKGGGVARAAGTGVWRPSGKETLVVSPRCKRPVGTKRTLVFCPRRGGRGGARTDWAMHEYRLLPAGLHLHGCAAKAPQPTNVSSHAGGGAAADWVVCRIFRRARPAHRARLGGGREEEEEHAAAESSSSPSSCVTDASETVNQEEDDGDEGSSSCCSVASSN, encoded by the exons ATGGAGGGCCGGCCCGGCGCGTGGCGcctgcatcagcagcagcagcggggTCCCGGCGTGCCCGTCGCGGGCCTGCCCATCGGCTTCCGCTTCCGCCCCACCgacgaggagctgctgctgcactACCTCCGCCGCAAGGCGCTCGCCTGCCCGCTCCCCGCCGGCGTCATCCCGGACGCTGACCTCGCGCGCCTCCACCCGTGGGacctcctccccgccgccgcaCCAG GGGCAGCAGCCGACGCCGACGGGGAGCGCTTCTTCTTCCACCGCCCGGCAACGCGGTGCTGGCGCAAGGGCGGCGGCGTGGCCAGGGCGGCCGGCACAGGCGTCTGGAGGCCGTCCGGGAAGGAGACCCTCGTCGTCTCGCCGCGCTGCAAGCGCCCCGTCGGCACCAAGCGGACGCTCGTCTTCTGCCCCCGccgtggcggccgcggcggcgcccgCACCGACTGGGCCATGCACGAGTACCGCCTCCTCCCCGCCGGCCTCCACCTCCATGGCTGCGCCGCCAAGGCGCCTCAGCCCACTAAT GTGAGTTCCCATGCCGGTGGTGGCGCGGCGGCCGACTGGGTGGTCTGCCGCATTTTCAGGAGGGCCAGGCCGGCCCACCGCGCCCGCCTTGGTGGCggcagggaagaagaagaagagcacgcGGCGGCGGAGAGCTCGTCGTCCCCGTCGTCGTGCGTCACCGACGCCTCCGAGACCGTCAACCAGGAAGAGGATGACGGCGATGAAGggagcagcagctgctgcagcgTCGCCTCCTCTAATTGA